The Peribacillus simplex genome contains a region encoding:
- a CDS encoding YvrJ family protein, whose product MMIEDATMWVSLVSEFGYPFVVSMFLLFRFGKQLKELTTDVENLKKSAHKTKKR is encoded by the coding sequence ATGATGATTGAGGATGCTACTATGTGGGTTTCATTAGTTAGCGAATTTGGCTATCCATTCGTCGTTTCTATGTTTTTGCTCTTCCGCTTCGGTAAACAATTAAAAGAACTGACAACGGACGTAGAGAACTTAAAAAAGTCCGCTCATAAAACAAAAAAACGATAA
- a CDS encoding GNAT family N-acetyltransferase, protein MKDKQLEDIRILQQECEREGFTLKLNWETLRSRNGVHKNDFFHYDGSKLIGFIGLYDFGNKAEMCGMVHPDYRRQNIFTTLLEEAIRSAAERNYKLILLNSPAQSHSGTGFLKQLPCEFAFSEFQMKWSETELDDYGDAVVRPSRREDEATEIQLDIQCFQFTKQEAKDYYQRILYEDTLKTMMIEKDGLAVGKIRVDHSGREAWIYGFSILPKYQGKGLGRKALKKVVAEQCQLGYDIFLEVEATNEHALRLYESCGFKTIQRQDYYQYKGTAKS, encoded by the coding sequence TTGAAGGATAAACAGCTAGAAGATATTCGAATCCTACAGCAAGAATGTGAACGGGAAGGTTTTACTTTAAAGCTGAACTGGGAAACGCTTCGCAGTCGAAATGGTGTGCATAAGAATGACTTTTTTCACTATGATGGATCGAAGCTTATTGGTTTCATTGGTCTTTACGATTTTGGAAACAAAGCGGAGATGTGCGGGATGGTGCATCCTGATTACCGGAGGCAAAACATTTTTACAACGCTTCTGGAAGAGGCTATAAGGAGTGCAGCGGAGCGCAACTATAAGTTGATTCTCTTGAACTCACCTGCTCAATCCCATTCAGGGACAGGATTTTTGAAACAGCTTCCATGTGAATTCGCTTTTTCTGAGTTTCAAATGAAGTGGTCCGAAACGGAACTTGACGATTATGGTGATGCAGTCGTTCGCCCTTCACGGAGAGAAGATGAGGCAACGGAAATTCAGCTGGATATTCAATGTTTCCAATTTACGAAACAAGAAGCGAAGGATTATTATCAGCGCATCCTATATGAGGATACTCTGAAAACCATGATGATTGAAAAGGATGGCCTTGCAGTCGGTAAGATTCGTGTTGATCACTCAGGCCGTGAAGCATGGATTTATGGATTTTCCATTTTGCCAAAATACCAGGGAAAAGGACTTGGAAGAAAGGCATTGAAAAAGGTCGTAGCCGAACAATGCCAGCTGGGATATGATATTTTTCTCGAGGTCGAGGCGACTAATGAGCATGCATTAAGACTCTATGAATCTTGTGGATTCAAAACCATTCAAAGACAGGATTATTATCAATACAAAGGGACGGCAAAAAGTTAG
- a CDS encoding penicillin acylase family protein: MEVAIPQQKPKRKWRKRALWSFGILIILLLSVLIAANVFLSRSLPETKGEISLPGLLKPVTVVRDSSGVPHINAANEHDLYLAQGYIQAQDRLFQMDLSRRQASGRLSEVIGEKTVKNDKYFRTLGLRRAAEASYAAYSSDGKEALDVFAEGVNLYIDELKENGKWPAEFTLLGYEPEPWTPVDSLTIGKYMAFDLGGNWEDQAFRQYLLQTFPKEKAYDLFPDYPNSAAYIISKEELDIEKSFAGAVIPYEFNGSNNWVVSGKKTDSGQPLLADDPHLGLATPSVWYQMHLEAPSVNVSGVIFAGIPGIILGHNEKVAWGVTNTGPDVQDLYIERRNPENEKEFSYKGKWEKADILDEPIKVKDGETLDYQVTVTRHGPVVSEFAGKSGKDTVLALRWTALDPSAELEAVLNMNKAGSWKEFEKALLKFETPAQNFVFASADGTIAYKANGKIPIRKKGDSMLPVPGWTDEFEWEGFIPFDELPKTVNPEEGFISTANNKVISDDYPYHISNNWAQPYRQMRIQEFLKANKKLTAEDMQSLQMDKVNLQAKEFVPQFLDVLKGPWGKQEDQALTILKKWNHIDSVDEAAPMIFNVWMKKIGDVLLTEEIPEETLNLFNGRRSAVDELLRRALDGKPGPWIEEAGGLEQVLAKSLHMTLMELEESQGDDIADWEWGDYHQVRFNHPLSSVVPLNYLFNSGGGIPLGGSGVTVQAAAFLDDGTVNHGGSWRFVIDLSDMNQGYHLVGPGQSGNVKSEWYHDQLDDWAEGTYHKTTMDDPKGDKLTLKPSY, from the coding sequence ATGGAAGTTGCCATACCTCAGCAAAAGCCAAAACGGAAGTGGAGAAAGCGTGCGCTCTGGAGTTTTGGTATCCTGATTATTCTTTTGCTGTCCGTTTTGATTGCTGCAAATGTATTTCTTTCAAGATCCTTGCCGGAAACAAAGGGGGAAATATCGCTTCCAGGTCTTTTGAAACCGGTTACGGTGGTGAGGGATTCAAGTGGAGTCCCGCATATCAACGCAGCGAATGAACATGATCTGTATTTAGCCCAAGGGTATATCCAAGCACAGGACCGCTTATTCCAAATGGATTTAAGCAGGCGTCAGGCATCAGGAAGATTGAGTGAAGTGATTGGTGAGAAAACCGTCAAAAATGATAAGTATTTCCGCACACTTGGCTTGAGGCGGGCGGCTGAAGCCTCTTATGCAGCATATTCAAGTGACGGGAAAGAAGCCTTGGATGTGTTTGCCGAGGGAGTAAATCTTTATATCGATGAATTGAAGGAGAATGGAAAATGGCCGGCGGAGTTCACCCTGCTTGGATACGAACCAGAGCCTTGGACACCCGTCGATTCGCTGACCATCGGTAAATATATGGCCTTTGATTTAGGCGGGAACTGGGAGGATCAGGCGTTTAGGCAGTATTTGCTGCAAACGTTCCCAAAGGAAAAAGCATATGATTTATTTCCTGATTATCCAAACAGCGCCGCATATATCATCAGCAAGGAAGAACTGGATATTGAAAAAAGTTTTGCCGGGGCCGTTATTCCTTATGAATTCAACGGCAGCAATAACTGGGTCGTTTCAGGCAAGAAAACGGATTCCGGTCAGCCATTATTGGCGGATGATCCCCATCTGGGATTGGCTACACCGTCCGTTTGGTATCAAATGCATTTGGAGGCCCCGTCAGTCAATGTGAGCGGTGTCATTTTTGCCGGGATTCCGGGAATCATACTAGGTCATAACGAAAAGGTCGCTTGGGGTGTGACCAATACCGGCCCGGATGTTCAGGATCTGTATATCGAGAGGAGAAACCCGGAAAACGAGAAAGAATTCTCCTACAAGGGCAAATGGGAAAAAGCTGATATCTTGGACGAACCCATCAAGGTGAAGGATGGTGAAACACTTGATTATCAAGTGACGGTTACCCGCCATGGACCTGTGGTCTCCGAGTTTGCCGGGAAAAGCGGAAAAGATACCGTGCTTGCATTAAGGTGGACGGCACTTGATCCATCCGCCGAGCTTGAAGCGGTACTGAATATGAATAAAGCGGGAAGCTGGAAAGAATTCGAAAAGGCCCTCTTGAAATTCGAAACGCCGGCACAGAATTTCGTCTTTGCCTCAGCCGATGGGACCATTGCCTATAAGGCGAATGGGAAAATCCCAATCCGGAAAAAAGGCGATAGTATGCTGCCTGTACCTGGCTGGACGGATGAATTTGAGTGGGAAGGCTTTATTCCCTTTGATGAACTTCCAAAAACGGTGAATCCGGAAGAGGGATTCATTTCGACGGCGAATAATAAAGTCATCTCGGATGATTATCCTTACCACATCAGCAATAACTGGGCACAGCCGTACCGTCAGATGAGGATACAGGAGTTTTTAAAAGCCAACAAAAAGCTTACTGCCGAGGATATGCAAAGCCTGCAGATGGATAAGGTGAATTTGCAAGCCAAGGAGTTTGTTCCTCAATTCTTGGATGTATTGAAGGGTCCATGGGGGAAACAGGAAGACCAGGCACTTACGATTCTGAAGAAATGGAATCATATTGATTCCGTTGATGAAGCGGCACCGATGATTTTTAATGTCTGGATGAAAAAAATAGGGGATGTTCTGCTTACGGAAGAAATACCGGAGGAAACCCTTAACCTCTTTAATGGAAGGCGATCGGCCGTTGATGAACTATTAAGGCGGGCACTGGACGGTAAGCCGGGCCCTTGGATTGAAGAGGCAGGCGGACTTGAGCAGGTGCTTGCCAAGTCGTTACATATGACGTTAATGGAACTTGAAGAATCACAAGGTGACGATATAGCCGATTGGGAATGGGGAGACTATCATCAGGTCAGGTTTAACCACCCGCTATCGAGTGTCGTCCCGTTAAATTATTTATTTAACAGCGGCGGCGGAATACCGCTAGGCGGTAGCGGTGTCACCGTACAGGCAGCGGCATTTTTAGATGATGGAACCGTTAATCACGGTGGCTCCTGGAGATTCGTCATCGACCTATCCGACATGAATCAAGGATATCACCTAGTTGGCCCTGGTCAATCAGGTAACGTAAAAAGTGAGTGGTACCACGATCAGCTTGATGATTGGGCAGAAGGTACTTATCACAAAACCACAATGGACGATCCAAAAGGGGATAAGCTGACATTGAAACCATCATACTGA
- a CDS encoding STAS domain-containing protein, giving the protein MEELRMIGEKIEKFKYILVEHIELFEEEEPLYDFETSKEVRSKLIQIHADALIHGKAQAMESMKITGMVIGKRIVDMGIPLDKNIEEAQLIRNLFWSFIEEEVSNRYYSIEILLKASSIIDAILDQFIHCVSISYVNHYKEMATMANDSLRKIKENQEVMEELSTPIVQTVLKDVLLLPLIGRIDDWRMESMQSTVLQKCADLHAEVLIMDFSGITFTKENNMLSLLDQLVGALALMGTETIFVGFTPDVVKEIVKLDFANRVKAFLSFRQALEYLFKQRGLAVQPE; this is encoded by the coding sequence ATGGAAGAATTAAGAATGATCGGTGAAAAAATTGAAAAATTTAAATATATCTTAGTGGAGCATATCGAGTTGTTTGAAGAAGAGGAACCGCTCTATGATTTTGAAACGAGTAAAGAGGTACGGTCAAAGCTAATTCAAATACATGCAGATGCCTTGATTCATGGAAAGGCACAAGCGATGGAAAGTATGAAAATAACGGGTATGGTAATAGGTAAGCGCATTGTGGATATGGGCATTCCTTTGGATAAGAATATTGAGGAAGCACAGCTGATACGTAACCTTTTCTGGAGTTTCATTGAAGAAGAGGTAAGCAATCGCTATTACTCCATTGAAATTCTGCTAAAGGCAAGCTCGATAATAGATGCAATCCTGGACCAATTCATACACTGTGTGAGTATCAGTTACGTGAATCATTATAAAGAAATGGCCACAATGGCAAACGATTCTTTGCGGAAGATAAAAGAAAACCAAGAAGTCATGGAAGAACTGTCCACCCCGATTGTTCAGACCGTATTAAAGGATGTGCTGCTCTTGCCATTGATCGGACGCATTGACGATTGGAGAATGGAGTCGATGCAATCGACTGTACTGCAAAAATGTGCAGATTTGCATGCGGAAGTATTGATCATGGATTTCTCGGGAATTACCTTTACGAAGGAAAACAATATGCTCTCCCTGCTGGATCAATTAGTGGGGGCACTGGCGTTGATGGGTACGGAAACGATTTTTGTCGGCTTTACCCCTGATGTCGTGAAAGAGATCGTCAAACTTGATTTTGCAAATCGGGTAAAAGCCTTTCTATCGTTCAGGCAGGCTCTGGAATATCTGTTTAAACAAAGGGGACTGGCTGTTCAGCCAGAATGA
- a CDS encoding bifunctional 2',3'-cyclic-nucleotide 2'-phosphodiesterase/3'-nucleotidase, with protein sequence MSFKMHVNKMLAPILAVSLVSAPFTVPGETSAKESTKKPVTTEPFIITAPTVNYAKGTKATVTVTPKKGNKGNETVVFQLMNGTKVISQSAIEADIKSAQKFSAYFNSYKSGYWVKVSVVSKYNGNTSNFGNRLAASVSDAPFELRIMETTDIHTNLVSYDYYKDAVSDSVGFSRTATLIKQARKEVKNSVLVDNGDLIQGTPLGTYKAKIAPLKKGEVHPVYKAMNLLDYDVATFGNHEFNYGLSYLDEAINDANFPYVNANVYKKDKDNNPKNDKNKYTPYKIITKKVKDINGKEKSVKIGYIGFAPPQIMDWDKANLDGKVIAKEIVMTANKYVPEMKKKGADVIVALTHSGFNGDINNTEDVIYSLSKVSGIDAITFSHTHKVFPAQDEASLDSLFKDGQGKILKGVDNEKGTINGVPAVQAGYGGSNLGIIDLDIQNIKGKWKVINSASSTRVINDKITGKKAAEDASVVKAVKKDHEGTIKYVNTPIGTTTAPIHSYFALVQDDPSVQVVTSAQKWYVEKYIQSNRPEYKDLPILSVGAPFKAGRNGVEEFTEIKEGGLTIRSAGDLYLYDNTLKAIKIKGSVVKEWLEMSAGKYNTIDPAKSEEQELLNGKFAVYNFDVIDGVTYQIDVTKAPRYDEKGIKVSDSSRIADLKYNGEPVDPNQDFIVVTNNYRASGGGNFPGVKGSEYVVDSADENRQILMDYITQESEINPTADNNWSIAPISGKVNVTFTSSPKGAEYLNEDSAISYTGKKDDKGFGIYKFNLGKENVKVQLLGINDLHGQLDTTSDFGGIKQGRADYLAAHLKQRKAENPENTLLLSAGDAVGASAPVSSLIQDKPTLQFLNHMKFDVGTVGNHEFDKGVETLMAQINGGKSPTSDVVFDKLNFPYVVANVVYKDTKKPILDPYVINKVGGVDIGFIGVVTNATPQKVSPDGIKNVEFIEQAPAVNKAVKELKDKGVKSIVVISHDPGTEKEGVITGEVADLANAVDDEVDVILAGDNHAKVNNYVDDKLIVQAYSYGTAFEDVDLEIDPNTKDIVKRSAEIVTVTQDGITPDAGTTKFINDYLDMFPELKAPLGTTDEKILRTNAYTQETGLGNLIADSMKADLNSDFAFMNPGGIRADIPKGGVTFSDLAKIQPFGNVLVKLELTGAEVKTLLQQQWVVEGSPKTLQISGLSYTADFSKPVMERVTLLKEADGTPIKDTETYTVAVNDFMASGGDNYTVLKGKERVFGNADLEAFVNYVKETFKGGKITAEIEGRITNINN encoded by the coding sequence ATGTCGTTCAAGATGCATGTTAATAAGATGCTTGCCCCGATTCTTGCTGTGAGTTTGGTATCAGCCCCATTTACCGTACCAGGGGAGACATCCGCCAAAGAGTCCACTAAGAAACCTGTCACGACTGAACCATTTATCATTACAGCTCCTACTGTTAATTACGCAAAGGGCACAAAAGCGACTGTAACGGTCACACCGAAAAAAGGGAACAAAGGAAATGAAACCGTTGTCTTCCAATTGATGAATGGGACGAAGGTCATTTCACAGTCAGCCATTGAGGCGGATATTAAATCGGCCCAAAAGTTCTCCGCGTACTTCAATTCGTACAAATCGGGTTATTGGGTCAAAGTATCGGTTGTCTCCAAGTATAACGGCAATACTAGTAACTTCGGCAACAGGCTGGCAGCCTCCGTTTCGGATGCACCATTTGAACTAAGGATCATGGAAACGACGGATATACACACTAATCTGGTGAGCTATGATTATTATAAGGATGCCGTATCGGACTCGGTCGGCTTTTCCCGCACAGCAACTTTAATCAAACAGGCACGAAAAGAAGTGAAAAATAGTGTTCTAGTGGATAACGGCGACCTTATTCAAGGGACCCCGCTAGGTACGTACAAAGCGAAAATAGCGCCACTGAAAAAAGGTGAAGTCCATCCCGTCTATAAAGCGATGAACTTGCTAGACTATGATGTTGCCACATTCGGAAATCATGAATTCAATTATGGTTTATCTTATTTGGACGAGGCCATCAACGATGCGAACTTCCCTTACGTCAATGCAAATGTTTATAAAAAAGATAAAGACAATAATCCAAAGAATGATAAAAATAAATATACTCCATATAAAATCATCACGAAGAAAGTGAAAGACATCAATGGTAAAGAAAAATCAGTGAAAATTGGCTACATTGGATTTGCCCCTCCGCAAATCATGGATTGGGATAAAGCGAATCTTGACGGTAAGGTCATTGCAAAGGAAATCGTCATGACAGCGAATAAATATGTACCTGAAATGAAGAAAAAGGGCGCGGATGTCATCGTGGCGCTCACACATTCCGGGTTTAATGGCGATATCAACAATACCGAGGATGTCATCTATTCATTAAGCAAGGTATCCGGCATCGATGCCATCACGTTCTCCCATACGCATAAAGTCTTTCCAGCACAAGATGAGGCTTCTTTAGACAGCCTATTCAAAGATGGCCAAGGAAAAATCCTTAAAGGCGTGGATAATGAAAAGGGTACCATCAATGGTGTACCAGCCGTTCAAGCAGGATATGGCGGCAGTAATCTCGGGATCATCGATCTTGATATCCAAAATATCAAGGGAAAATGGAAAGTCATCAATTCCGCTTCATCAACACGGGTAATCAACGACAAAATAACAGGAAAAAAAGCAGCTGAAGATGCGTCTGTCGTCAAAGCCGTGAAGAAGGATCACGAAGGAACGATCAAGTATGTTAACACGCCAATTGGAACGACTACAGCTCCAATTCATAGTTATTTCGCCCTTGTGCAAGATGATCCTTCCGTACAGGTCGTGACGAGCGCACAGAAATGGTATGTAGAGAAATACATCCAAAGCAACCGCCCTGAATACAAAGACTTGCCCATTCTCTCTGTAGGAGCCCCGTTCAAAGCGGGTCGCAATGGAGTCGAGGAATTCACCGAAATCAAGGAAGGCGGACTGACCATTCGCAGCGCAGGTGATTTATATTTATACGATAATACCTTGAAGGCAATCAAGATTAAAGGGTCCGTGGTTAAAGAGTGGCTTGAGATGTCTGCCGGGAAATATAATACAATCGATCCTGCAAAGTCCGAGGAACAGGAGCTGCTTAATGGAAAATTTGCCGTCTATAATTTTGATGTGATTGACGGTGTCACGTACCAAATCGATGTCACCAAGGCTCCGCGCTATGATGAAAAAGGGATAAAAGTGTCGGATTCCAGCAGGATTGCAGATTTGAAATATAATGGTGAACCAGTGGACCCGAATCAAGATTTCATCGTCGTGACGAATAATTACCGTGCTTCTGGCGGGGGGAACTTCCCGGGCGTCAAGGGCAGCGAATATGTAGTTGACTCTGCGGATGAAAATCGCCAGATCTTGATGGATTATATCACACAAGAGAGTGAAATCAATCCAACCGCTGATAATAACTGGTCGATCGCCCCGATTTCAGGCAAGGTGAACGTTACCTTCACCTCATCACCAAAAGGTGCGGAATATTTAAATGAAGACAGCGCGATTTCCTATACAGGCAAAAAGGATGATAAAGGCTTTGGCATTTACAAATTCAATTTGGGGAAAGAAAACGTCAAGGTGCAACTGCTCGGGATCAATGATCTTCACGGCCAGCTTGATACCACCTCCGATTTTGGCGGTATCAAGCAAGGGCGTGCTGATTATTTAGCTGCGCACTTGAAGCAGCGTAAAGCTGAAAACCCTGAAAATACACTTTTACTATCGGCAGGGGATGCTGTTGGGGCAAGTGCACCCGTTTCTTCTTTGATCCAGGACAAACCGACGCTCCAGTTTTTGAATCATATGAAATTCGATGTCGGAACTGTCGGGAACCATGAATTCGACAAAGGGGTAGAAACCTTGATGGCTCAAATCAATGGCGGAAAGTCGCCAACATCCGATGTGGTATTCGATAAATTGAACTTTCCGTATGTAGTGGCCAATGTCGTATATAAAGACACGAAAAAACCGATATTGGACCCTTACGTCATAAACAAGGTCGGCGGGGTTGATATTGGATTCATCGGTGTAGTCACGAATGCCACACCCCAAAAAGTAAGTCCGGATGGCATTAAGAATGTGGAATTCATAGAACAGGCACCTGCCGTAAATAAGGCGGTTAAAGAGTTGAAGGATAAAGGCGTCAAATCGATCGTGGTGATCTCACATGACCCAGGCACGGAAAAGGAAGGGGTCATCACAGGCGAAGTAGCTGATCTTGCTAATGCCGTGGATGATGAAGTAGATGTGATCTTAGCCGGAGATAATCATGCAAAGGTCAACAACTATGTGGATGATAAACTGATTGTACAAGCTTACTCTTATGGAACGGCTTTTGAAGATGTGGATTTGGAAATCGATCCAAACACAAAGGATATCGTCAAAAGGTCAGCTGAGATTGTTACGGTTACGCAAGATGGCATCACACCTGATGCCGGGACGACGAAATTCATTAACGACTACCTAGACATGTTCCCCGAGTTGAAGGCCCCGCTTGGGACAACGGATGAGAAAATTTTAAGAACCAATGCCTATACACAGGAAACGGGCCTTGGGAATTTAATTGCCGATTCGATGAAGGCGGATTTGAACTCCGATTTTGCCTTCATGAACCCAGGTGGAATTCGTGCAGATATTCCAAAGGGGGGAGTCACTTTTTCCGATTTAGCGAAAATCCAGCCGTTCGGAAACGTATTGGTCAAGCTGGAACTGACTGGAGCAGAAGTGAAAACGCTGCTTCAACAGCAATGGGTAGTCGAAGGATCTCCGAAAACCTTGCAAATTTCTGGACTGAGCTATACAGCCGACTTCAGTAAACCTGTCATGGAACGTGTCACCTTATTGAAGGAAGCCGACGGAACACCGATCAAGGATACCGAAACATATACGGTGGCCGTCAATGATTTCATGGCTAGCGGCGGTGATAACTATACCGTCCTGAAAGGAAAAGAGCGTGTGTTTGGAAATGCTGACCTGGAAGCATTCGTTAACTATGTGAAAGAAACCTTTAAAGGCGGGAAGATCACGGCTGAAATTGAAGGCAGGATTACGA
- a CDS encoding DinB family protein, whose product MLTLFIYNWQVRSEWFKWCRDLPSEELKRQRTGGMGNILRTLAHIIDVECSWIKAIQGKPDVAVDLDTYDTIEKVEDLSIRYHSEVMDYLNSHSIEDEQGMIQPSWMEGTYEKGMILRHIIAHEIHHIGQLSIWSREMGIEPVSASLINRAL is encoded by the coding sequence ATGCTGACATTATTCATTTATAACTGGCAGGTGCGAAGTGAGTGGTTCAAATGGTGCCGGGATTTACCGAGTGAGGAACTGAAACGGCAGCGAACAGGAGGGATGGGCAATATATTGAGGACACTTGCCCATATTATCGATGTCGAATGCAGCTGGATCAAGGCGATACAAGGAAAGCCTGATGTAGCGGTCGATTTGGACACCTATGATACGATTGAAAAAGTGGAGGATCTATCCATCCGTTATCATTCTGAGGTCATGGACTATTTGAATTCCCATTCCATTGAAGATGAGCAAGGAATGATACAGCCATCTTGGATGGAGGGGACATACGAAAAAGGCATGATACTGCGCCATATTATAGCGCACGAAATTCACCATATAGGCCAGCTATCCATCTGGTCGAGGGAGATGGGCATCGAACCGGTATCAGCCAGTTTAATAAATCGGGCTTTATAG
- a CDS encoding sigma-70 family RNA polymerase sigma factor, with product MNHLTSHFFSHSLEFLQQQYSSFFAQPIIQLFLQNPEHLKIFTETLDSPSSHNIDHLNETFKIFYYRAKVYKYMCSLIYFFSVDFDKRARKQRERYRMVLDATPMDTGGLFDRIGTLDVQLEKMGETNELASHISDEEMIKALKTLTAKQNLVLTMIFSYGLSNKEIAAYFRESPQNISSIRKQALKKLRKHYMDEVYVRKEKSHCG from the coding sequence ATGAACCACTTAACTTCTCATTTTTTTTCTCATTCATTGGAGTTTCTGCAGCAACAGTACTCATCTTTCTTTGCACAGCCGATTATTCAGTTATTTTTACAGAACCCAGAGCATTTAAAGATTTTCACTGAAACTCTTGATTCCCCTTCTTCCCACAACATTGATCATCTCAACGAGACTTTCAAAATTTTCTATTACCGGGCTAAAGTATACAAATACATGTGCTCCTTAATTTACTTTTTCTCTGTTGATTTTGATAAAAGGGCACGGAAGCAGCGGGAACGCTATCGAATGGTACTTGATGCGACACCAATGGATACTGGCGGATTGTTCGATCGCATCGGCACATTGGACGTTCAACTTGAAAAGATGGGGGAAACGAACGAACTCGCTTCACACATAAGTGATGAAGAGATGATAAAAGCCTTGAAGACGTTAACAGCCAAACAAAACTTGGTGCTGACCATGATCTTTTCCTACGGCCTATCCAACAAGGAAATTGCTGCTTATTTCCGTGAGTCGCCGCAAAATATCTCAAGCATCCGTAAACAAGCTTTAAAAAAACTTCGAAAGCACTATATGGATGAGGTATATGTTAGAAAGGAGAAAAGCCATTGTGGATAA
- a CDS encoding MFS transporter encodes MNYIEPAGKSFRRTILALFLGSFVTFADLYSTQPVIPVFAKQFGVSPAMASLTLSFATGTLAICLLLVSFFSENIDRKKIMGTALTLSALLSICVSFIQDDLYILIAIRAIQGAVLAGFPAIAMAYINEEFHPKSLGYVMGIYVSGSSIGGLAGRLIVGVLTDHFSWNIAIGSLGALSLIISLAFWWMLPPSQHAIRVGASFSRIKTSLINNLRNGRLVLLFGMAFLLMGSFVTVYNFVGIPLMGPPYHLSQTLIGFIFIIYLVGTFSSTWMGKLADQYGRKHVLLIGIAIMLMGALLTLLDPLLLKIMGLALFTFGFFGAHSIASSWVGRLADKSEKAQASALYLLFYYAGSSVVGASGGLFLMKFGWGGVISAVSILIILAAVCAMMAGKVKTV; translated from the coding sequence GTGAATTATATCGAGCCTGCTGGTAAATCATTCAGGAGAACAATCTTGGCTTTATTTCTTGGTAGCTTTGTAACGTTTGCGGATCTGTATAGTACCCAACCGGTCATTCCGGTTTTCGCAAAGCAATTCGGAGTCTCTCCTGCAATGGCAAGTCTTACATTATCATTCGCAACAGGAACGCTTGCCATCTGTTTATTGCTTGTTTCCTTTTTCTCAGAAAATATCGATAGGAAAAAAATAATGGGGACGGCCCTCACTCTGTCTGCATTGTTATCCATATGCGTGAGTTTCATCCAGGATGACCTATACATCCTTATTGCAATACGGGCGATTCAAGGAGCGGTGCTTGCGGGTTTCCCGGCAATTGCGATGGCCTATATCAATGAAGAGTTCCATCCGAAAAGCCTGGGCTATGTGATGGGGATCTATGTGAGTGGTTCGAGTATCGGCGGATTGGCAGGCAGGCTGATTGTCGGGGTGCTGACCGACCATTTCTCATGGAACATAGCGATTGGAAGCCTTGGGGCTTTAAGTTTGATCATCAGTCTGGCTTTTTGGTGGATGCTTCCTCCTTCGCAGCATGCCATCCGTGTAGGGGCCTCATTTTCGAGAATCAAAACATCCCTTATCAATAACTTAAGGAATGGCAGGCTAGTACTCTTATTCGGCATGGCCTTCCTATTAATGGGCTCGTTCGTTACCGTCTATAACTTTGTCGGCATACCTTTAATGGGACCGCCATATCATTTATCACAAACATTGATAGGCTTCATTTTCATCATCTATCTTGTGGGGACATTCAGTTCAACATGGATGGGCAAGCTTGCCGATCAATATGGTCGAAAACATGTACTTCTTATCGGAATCGCAATCATGCTGATGGGTGCCCTTTTAACCTTATTGGATCCGCTTTTGCTTAAAATAATGGGGCTTGCACTGTTTACATTTGGTTTTTTTGGAGCTCATTCAATTGCGAGCAGCTGGGTCGGAAGGTTGGCTGATAAGAGTGAAAAGGCACAAGCATCGGCTTTATATCTCCTGTTTTACTATGCGGGATCAAGTGTAGTGGGGGCATCAGGCGGTTTATTCCTGATGAAGTTCGGCTGGGGAGGGGTCATCTCGGCTGTATCCATTCTGATCATCCTGGCCGCCGTTTGTGCGATGATGGCTGGAAAAGTGAAAACCGTTTAA